A region from the Prevotella melaninogenica genome encodes:
- a CDS encoding DUF3945 domain-containing protein — MDEKIKDQEVLLVKDSKDENLKAVTGTDEKGGLRTVPPTAEHEQSFLKFDKHSNALENFLSNFMRQFKHPTPLNFFKVPFESAVASARVLSEILKAPDVPSNKEMLDSARINPSDYAGEQKQSFQGIDPDKVKWEQFEQMGISRESLEKGKHLDDLLQYRKTPLVPISIKIGEVSLHTDARLSLKASGDGTFIPVVHAIRKEPQLEREFFGHTFTDEDKKALRETGNLGRTVELTFPGKEEPTRSFVSIDRLTNDIIALSADRVRIPDEIKGVKLSDEQKKELSEGRSIYVEGMTSKMGKHFNANLQFNADKRSIEFRFGSPKQGQRQRQAPEGQEQTEQKELRVPKKMLGRDISPEEQAKLKAGQTVYMTGLIDKKGEPFNAYVRPNFEKNKFDFLKWNPDKSQAKEVTPDNASRTQVAVNSEGKTNEATKLVNEPLKQGQTQPTAGQEQKEEEKKRSKGMKM, encoded by the coding sequence ATGGACGAAAAAATCAAAGACCAAGAAGTCCTTTTGGTGAAAGATTCCAAGGACGAGAATCTCAAAGCCGTCACAGGTACGGACGAGAAAGGCGGGCTGAGAACCGTTCCGCCCACCGCCGAGCATGAACAGAGTTTCCTGAAGTTCGACAAGCACAGCAATGCGCTGGAGAATTTCCTCTCCAACTTCATGCGTCAGTTCAAGCATCCCACACCGCTGAACTTCTTCAAAGTGCCTTTTGAGAGTGCCGTTGCCAGTGCACGTGTGCTCTCGGAGATACTCAAAGCACCGGATGTCCCCTCCAATAAGGAGATGCTGGACTCCGCCCGTATCAATCCTTCGGACTATGCGGGAGAGCAGAAACAGTCCTTCCAAGGCATTGACCCCGACAAGGTGAAATGGGAACAGTTTGAGCAGATGGGCATAAGCCGTGAGAGTCTGGAAAAGGGCAAGCATCTTGATGACCTGCTTCAATACAGAAAGACTCCACTTGTTCCCATCAGCATCAAAATCGGGGAAGTCTCCCTGCATACCGATGCCCGTCTTTCCCTGAAAGCCTCCGGAGACGGAACATTCATTCCCGTTGTCCATGCCATCCGCAAGGAACCTCAATTGGAGCGCGAGTTCTTCGGGCATACCTTCACCGACGAGGACAAGAAAGCCCTCAGAGAAACGGGTAATCTCGGTCGCACCGTGGAGCTGACCTTCCCCGGCAAAGAGGAGCCGACCCGCAGCTTCGTGAGCATCGACCGCCTGACGAACGACATCATCGCCCTGAGTGCCGACAGGGTACGCATCCCCGATGAAATCAAGGGCGTGAAGCTGAGCGATGAGCAGAAAAAGGAACTCTCGGAAGGAAGGAGCATCTATGTAGAGGGCATGACCTCCAAAATGGGAAAGCATTTCAATGCCAACCTTCAATTCAATGCCGACAAGCGATCTATTGAATTTCGTTTCGGCTCTCCCAAGCAAGGACAACGCCAAAGACAAGCTCCCGAAGGACAGGAACAAACGGAGCAGAAAGAACTGCGTGTCCCCAAGAAGATGTTGGGACGTGACATCTCTCCCGAAGAGCAAGCGAAGCTCAAAGCAGGTCAGACGGTCTATATGACCGGGCTTATCGACAAGAAAGGAGAGCCTTTCAATGCCTATGTACGTCCGAATTTCGAGAAGAACAAGTTCGACTTCCTCAAATGGAATCCTGACAAGTCCCAAGCCAAAGAGGTAACTCCCGACAATGCTTCCCGCACGCAGGTCGCCGTCAATTCCGAAGGCAAGACCAACGAGGCTACCAAGCTGGTGAATGAACCGCTCAAGCAGGGACAGACACAGCCTACTGCCGGACAGGAACAGAAGGAAGAAGAGAAGAAGCGTTCCAAGGGAATGAAAATGTAA
- a CDS encoding type IA DNA topoisomerase, with the protein MKVIIAEKPSVAREIARVVRATNKKNGYIEGGGYTVTWALGHLITAAMPEVYGIKGFHKENLPILPPVFTLIPRQIKEGKGYKADAVAVAQLKVIEKLFRECEGIIVATDAGREGELIFRFIYEYLGIPRPFDRLWISSLTDKAIKEGLAHLQSGAAYDNLYYAARARSEADWLVGINATQAISIAAGRGTYSLGRVQTPTLCMVCSRFLENKKFEPQPFWQLSLTVKEGDESFRFSSADRWFDKAEATALYDKLKQAPYATVETIVRKETRQEPPLLYDLTTLQKEANSRFGYSAEQTLSLAQKLYEKAYITYPRTGSRYIPEDVFAEIPALIAFLHDHPIWGVHARRLTEFNAHSVDGKKVTDHHALLITGKKPIDMFGEEVAIYDMIVGRMLEAFSARCVKDVSTVTAACEDVKFILKGEIIKEEGWRAVLKNSRKKDKEQAEAEERESRENGEGIIIPQWEEGKQLPLCACSLAQGTTKPKPLHTESSLLAAMETAGKELEDEELRAQLKDCGIGTPATRAAIIETLFAREYMVRQKKSLVPTEKGLAVYSIVREMKIGNAEMTGQWEADLARIERGELKEQEFRKGIENYATQITDELLSSKILFPKKQSDIHCPKCGKGSLVFYPRCAKCSDADCGLTLFRSVAGKSLTDEQLTQLAVNGETGIIKGFTSKTGKSFEASLSLDGEFKTVFVFPERKKPGKSRR; encoded by the coding sequence ATGAAAGTCATCATAGCAGAAAAGCCGAGCGTAGCTCGTGAAATCGCCCGTGTCGTTCGGGCAACCAACAAGAAGAATGGTTATATCGAAGGAGGCGGCTATACCGTCACGTGGGCATTGGGGCACCTGATAACGGCAGCCATGCCCGAAGTTTACGGCATCAAGGGTTTCCACAAAGAGAACCTGCCGATTCTTCCTCCCGTCTTTACCCTTATTCCCCGTCAGATTAAGGAGGGCAAAGGTTATAAAGCCGATGCTGTGGCAGTAGCCCAACTCAAAGTCATCGAAAAACTCTTCCGGGAATGCGAGGGTATTATCGTAGCCACCGATGCCGGACGGGAAGGTGAACTTATATTTAGATTCATTTACGAATACTTGGGCATTCCCCGTCCCTTCGACCGCCTATGGATCAGTTCTTTGACGGACAAAGCCATCAAAGAGGGACTTGCCCATCTACAAAGCGGAGCGGCGTATGACAATCTCTATTATGCCGCCCGTGCCCGCAGCGAAGCCGATTGGTTGGTGGGTATCAATGCCACCCAAGCCATATCCATTGCGGCAGGAAGAGGCACTTACTCCTTGGGCAGGGTACAGACTCCGACTCTCTGTATGGTCTGTTCCCGTTTCTTGGAGAACAAGAAGTTCGAGCCGCAGCCATTCTGGCAACTCAGCCTTACTGTAAAGGAAGGTGATGAGAGTTTCCGTTTCTCTTCTGCCGACCGCTGGTTCGATAAGGCGGAAGCCACCGCCCTGTATGATAAACTCAAACAGGCTCCTTATGCCACCGTGGAAACGATTGTGCGCAAGGAGACCAGACAGGAGCCACCGCTTCTGTACGACTTGACCACCCTACAGAAAGAAGCGAACAGTCGATTCGGCTATTCGGCGGAACAGACCCTTTCCTTGGCGCAGAAGCTCTACGAAAAGGCATACATCACCTATCCTCGCACGGGCAGCCGATATATTCCCGAAGATGTCTTTGCCGAAATACCTGCCCTGATAGCCTTTTTGCACGACCATCCCATCTGGGGTGTCCATGCCCGCCGACTGACCGAATTTAATGCGCATTCGGTGGACGGCAAGAAAGTGACCGACCACCACGCCCTGCTCATTACGGGCAAGAAGCCGATAGACATGTTCGGAGAGGAAGTAGCCATCTACGATATGATAGTCGGACGTATGCTCGAAGCCTTCTCGGCCCGTTGCGTGAAGGATGTCAGTACGGTTACTGCCGCCTGCGAGGATGTGAAGTTTATCCTCAAAGGTGAAATCATCAAGGAAGAGGGTTGGCGTGCCGTCCTCAAAAACAGCAGAAAAAAAGACAAGGAGCAGGCGGAAGCCGAAGAACGGGAAAGCCGAGAGAATGGAGAAGGCATCATCATCCCTCAATGGGAGGAAGGTAAGCAACTTCCGCTCTGTGCCTGTTCGCTGGCACAAGGAACGACCAAGCCCAAGCCCCTGCACACGGAAAGTTCGCTGTTGGCAGCGATGGAGACGGCGGGCAAAGAGTTGGAGGACGAAGAATTGCGTGCGCAGCTCAAGGATTGCGGTATCGGCACGCCCGCTACCCGTGCCGCCATCATCGAAACCCTCTTTGCACGCGAGTACATGGTGCGCCAAAAGAAGTCGCTCGTCCCTACTGAGAAAGGACTTGCCGTCTATTCCATCGTTAGGGAAATGAAAATCGGTAATGCCGAGATGACCGGACAGTGGGAAGCGGACTTGGCGAGAATCGAACGGGGAGAGTTGAAAGAGCAAGAGTTTCGCAAGGGCATCGAAAACTACGCCACACAGATTACCGACGAACTGCTCTCCTCCAAAATCCTCTTCCCCAAAAAACAGAGCGACATCCATTGTCCCAAATGCGGCAAAGGCTCACTGGTCTTCTATCCCCGATGTGCCAAATGCTCTGATGCCGATTGTGGGCTGACGCTTTTCCGCAGCGTGGCAGGCAAGAGCCTCACGGACGAGCAACTGACGCAGTTGGCGGTAAACGGAGAGACTGGCATCATCAAGGGCTTTACCTCCAAAACGGGCAAGAGCTTCGAGGCTTCTCTCTCCTTGGACGGAGAGTTCAAGACGGTCTTTGTCTTCCCCGAGCGTAAAAAACCGGGCAAATCCCGAAGGTAA
- a CDS encoding Eco57I restriction-modification methylase domain-containing protein — MASYNKKEHLRANIEAIKTIFALHREQRTATPEERTILAAYTGFGALKCILSPANTMEDIARWNKSELELFPLVMELHRTIRDNTTSESQYKSYMQSLKNSVMTAFYTPAPVVREIAASLREAGIVPQRILDPSAGMGEFIRSFDGIAAEGHTTFGFEKDILTGQMLSALYPEDKIRIRGFEEIESKLNGSFDVVSSNIPFGDVAVFDPVFSKTAEPARKVARTSLHNYFFVKGVDMLREGGVLAFITSQGVMNAPTNEPVREWLMNHTRLISAVRLPNNLFSENAGTEVGSDLIVLQKQSNKKSLTEEEKRFIKSEKRPSGVLFNTYLRSMSQIVHTEWKQDTDPYGKPAILFHHEGGAEGIATDMGKILLADLAKRLDMALYQRHISIQEQPKVAASPKVKQEEPTLTPAASTEEQPHQKVVQPREEQPVEQARSSVTPQVQLLDLFGNVIPEEKPKRKAATKQKPVASPPPFSEVSQSDETAHGLEDTNELWWQQDKEKGMQQRSYEGVWHEHLKEGSLLASDFQVGMLVRDMEDNRMFQPIDLPSQERQKMLLYIDLRDAYHALYDYEAERKVANESLRQNLNELYDRFVRQYGHLNDRKNHEQILMDAGGREILFLERKVDKETLKADIFHQPVSFSLHEVTEVGNAQEALSASLNKFGAVDTEYMLSLLPESSEEEMLSELHGRIYYNPLEGEYEIAEKFISGNVVAASERIEQYLLEHPEDTRAQASLQALKDAIPEPIPFVDLDFNFGERWIPVNLYSDYASHLFDTEVTVRYNSSADEYSVEARMHNANIWDRFCVRGQHRRYDGIALMKHALLNTTPDITKKIMVGDKEVKVRDTEAIQMANAKIDEIRNGFTDWLNEQSDEFKERLEKLYNNTFNCFVRPQYDGSHQTFPDLNLKGLGIESLYGSQKDAVWMLKLNGGGICDHQVGAGKTLIMCTAAYEMKRLGLANKPMILALKANVQEIAQTFQTAYPNAKLLYPGKNDFTPDKRQRIFHDIKNNNWDCIVLTHDQFGMIPQSDEIQQKILQGELDSVEENLEVLRQQGRSISRAMEKGLVKRQMNLQAKLDEIKFKIENRKDDIVDFKTMGIDHLFVDESHTFKNLMFNTRHDRVAGLGNSEGSQRALNMLFAIRTIQERTGKDLGATFLSGTTISNSLTELYLLFKYLRPQALEAQNIKTFDAWAAIFAKKSVDYEFSVTNEIVQKERFRYFIKVPELAAFYAQITDYRTAQDIGIDRPEKREIMHNIPPTPEQEEFIAKLVEFAKTGNAELLGRAPLSEREEKAKMLIATDMARKMSLDLRLIDPNRYGDHVDNKASHCAAKIAEYYRKFNEQKGTQFVFSDLGTYKPGEWNPYSEIKRKLVEDHGIPAQEIRFIQEAKTDKARKTLIAGMNEGSIRVLFGSTSMLGTGVNAQKRAVAIHHLDTPWRPSDLEQRDGRAVRKGNEVAKFHADNKVDVIIYAVEKSLDSYKFNLLHNKQLFIEQLKNNRMGSRTIDEGSMDEKSGMNFSEYVAILSGNTDLLEKAKLEKKIAGLDSERQAFIRSKSSSRSRLDEVMRTVDGNKELIARFQSDWDLYQSRVQKDKEGNILNPITLKGVEGSDPKRIAAKLAEINEKACTRGEYFNIGTLYGFNLVVKTESSSKDLFDLSQNKFFVMGESGMKYSYNNGRIAADPQLASMNFLNALEKIPGLIEKFKADTEKIAKDIPVLQEVVNGSWKKEEQLKDLKTELAALDRKIQLSLKPIEQSESTQEEVEMMQDGERAREEMERSRPIEPTVAASSVSTSVAQTDRPLESNGQSSSATQPAMDGLPPSLTEKVFIVRPKM; from the coding sequence ATGGCAAGTTATAACAAGAAGGAGCATCTAAGGGCAAACATAGAAGCCATCAAGACCATCTTTGCCCTGCATCGGGAACAACGCACGGCGACACCCGAAGAACGCACGATATTGGCAGCCTATACGGGCTTCGGCGCATTGAAGTGTATCCTCTCTCCTGCCAACACGATGGAGGACATTGCCCGATGGAACAAGTCGGAGTTGGAGCTATTCCCCTTGGTGATGGAACTGCATCGCACCATTCGGGATAACACCACCTCCGAATCGCAATACAAGAGCTATATGCAGAGCCTGAAAAATTCCGTGATGACCGCTTTCTATACTCCTGCACCCGTAGTACGGGAGATTGCCGCTTCCTTACGGGAGGCAGGCATCGTCCCTCAACGCATCCTCGACCCTTCGGCGGGAATGGGCGAGTTCATCCGCTCTTTTGACGGCATTGCAGCCGAAGGACATACGACTTTCGGTTTTGAAAAAGATATTCTCACAGGACAGATGCTCTCCGCCCTGTATCCCGAAGACAAGATACGCATCCGAGGCTTCGAGGAAATCGAATCCAAGCTCAACGGTTCTTTCGATGTGGTCAGCAGTAACATCCCTTTCGGAGATGTGGCCGTCTTCGACCCTGTTTTCAGCAAGACGGCAGAACCTGCCCGAAAGGTCGCACGCACATCCCTGCACAATTACTTTTTCGTCAAGGGCGTTGATATGCTCCGTGAGGGTGGCGTGTTGGCGTTCATCACCTCGCAAGGCGTCATGAATGCCCCGACGAATGAACCGGTACGGGAGTGGCTGATGAACCATACCCGCCTTATTTCGGCAGTTCGCCTTCCTAATAATCTCTTCTCGGAAAATGCAGGGACGGAAGTGGGCAGTGACCTTATCGTCCTGCAAAAGCAGAGCAATAAGAAAAGTCTTACCGAAGAGGAAAAGCGTTTCATCAAGAGCGAGAAACGCCCCAGCGGAGTACTGTTCAACACCTATCTGCGAAGCATGTCGCAAATCGTACATACCGAATGGAAGCAGGACACCGACCCTTACGGCAAGCCCGCCATCCTGTTCCATCACGAGGGTGGAGCGGAAGGCATCGCCACCGATATGGGAAAAATCCTGCTGGCGGATTTAGCCAAACGCTTGGATATGGCGTTGTACCAAAGGCATATCTCCATTCAGGAGCAGCCCAAAGTTGCCGCTTCTCCCAAAGTCAAGCAGGAAGAGCCAACGCTTACACCAGCCGCTTCGACAGAGGAACAACCGCACCAAAAGGTGGTGCAGCCGAGAGAGGAACAGCCTGTGGAGCAAGCCCGAAGCAGTGTCACACCACAGGTACAACTGCTCGACCTTTTCGGCAATGTTATCCCGGAAGAAAAGCCCAAACGTAAAGCTGCCACAAAACAGAAGCCTGTCGCTTCACCTCCCCCATTTTCCGAGGTTTCACAAAGCGATGAGACGGCACACGGACTGGAAGACACGAACGAGCTGTGGTGGCAACAGGACAAGGAGAAAGGGATGCAGCAGCGTTCCTATGAGGGAGTATGGCACGAACATCTCAAAGAGGGGTCTTTGCTGGCTTCGGACTTTCAGGTCGGAATGCTTGTCCGTGATATGGAGGACAACCGCATGTTCCAGCCCATAGACCTCCCGTCCCAAGAACGACAGAAAATGTTGCTCTACATAGACCTGCGGGATGCCTACCACGCCCTCTATGATTATGAAGCGGAACGCAAGGTGGCGAATGAATCCCTACGACAGAACCTCAATGAACTGTACGACCGTTTCGTGCGGCAGTACGGACATTTGAACGACCGCAAGAACCACGAGCAGATCCTGATGGATGCCGGTGGCAGGGAAATCCTCTTCTTGGAACGGAAGGTGGATAAAGAAACGCTCAAAGCCGATATTTTCCATCAGCCCGTTTCCTTCAGCCTGCACGAAGTGACAGAGGTGGGCAATGCCCAAGAGGCGCTCTCGGCTTCACTCAATAAATTCGGAGCGGTGGACACCGAGTATATGCTCTCTTTGCTTCCCGAAAGTTCCGAAGAGGAGATGCTCTCCGAATTGCACGGCAGGATTTACTACAATCCCTTGGAGGGAGAGTATGAAATTGCCGAGAAATTCATATCGGGCAATGTGGTCGCCGCATCGGAGCGTATCGAACAATACCTTTTGGAGCATCCGGAAGACACAAGGGCGCAAGCCTCCTTGCAGGCGCTGAAAGATGCCATCCCCGAACCGATACCTTTCGTGGACTTGGATTTCAACTTCGGGGAGCGATGGATTCCCGTAAATCTCTACTCAGACTATGCCTCGCACCTCTTCGACACGGAAGTGACGGTACGCTACAATTCAAGTGCGGACGAATACTCCGTGGAGGCACGGATGCACAATGCCAATATCTGGGACAGGTTCTGTGTACGGGGGCAACATCGTCGCTACGACGGCATTGCCCTGATGAAGCACGCCTTGCTGAATACAACGCCCGACATCACCAAGAAAATCATGGTCGGCGACAAGGAGGTCAAGGTTCGGGATACCGAAGCCATACAGATGGCAAACGCTAAAATCGACGAGATCCGAAACGGCTTCACCGATTGGCTGAACGAGCAGAGCGATGAGTTCAAGGAGCGATTGGAAAAACTCTACAACAATACCTTTAACTGTTTTGTGCGTCCTCAGTATGATGGTTCCCATCAGACATTCCCTGACCTCAATCTGAAAGGCTTGGGCATCGAGAGTTTGTACGGCAGCCAAAAAGATGCCGTTTGGATGCTCAAACTCAACGGGGGAGGTATCTGCGATCATCAGGTGGGAGCAGGAAAGACGCTTATCATGTGTACCGCAGCTTATGAGATGAAGCGGCTCGGCTTGGCAAACAAGCCGATGATACTCGCTCTCAAAGCCAACGTGCAGGAGATAGCACAGACCTTCCAAACGGCTTACCCGAATGCGAAACTGCTCTATCCGGGCAAGAACGACTTCACGCCCGACAAGCGACAACGGATTTTCCACGACATCAAGAACAACAACTGGGACTGCATTGTCCTCACGCACGACCAGTTCGGCATGATACCGCAGTCGGACGAGATACAGCAGAAAATCCTTCAGGGCGAGCTGGACAGCGTGGAAGAGAACTTGGAGGTTTTGCGTCAGCAGGGACGCAGCATCTCCCGTGCGATGGAGAAAGGGCTTGTCAAGCGGCAGATGAATTTACAGGCGAAGCTGGATGAAATCAAGTTCAAGATAGAGAACCGCAAGGACGATATAGTGGATTTCAAGACAATGGGTATAGACCACCTTTTCGTGGACGAGTCGCATACGTTCAAAAATCTGATGTTCAACACCCGCCACGACCGTGTGGCAGGGTTGGGTAACAGCGAGGGCAGCCAAAGAGCCTTGAATATGCTCTTTGCCATACGAACCATTCAGGAAAGGACGGGGAAAGACTTGGGAGCAACCTTCCTTTCGGGGACGACCATATCGAACTCACTTACGGAGTTGTACCTGCTGTTCAAGTATTTGCGTCCCCAAGCCCTCGAAGCACAGAACATCAAGACCTTTGACGCGTGGGCTGCCATCTTCGCCAAGAAGTCGGTGGACTATGAGTTCTCCGTCACCAACGAAATCGTGCAGAAAGAGCGTTTCCGCTATTTTATCAAAGTGCCGGAGTTGGCAGCGTTCTACGCTCAAATCACTGATTACCGGACAGCGCAGGACATCGGCATCGACCGACCGGAGAAACGGGAGATTATGCACAACATACCGCCCACACCCGAACAGGAGGAGTTTATCGCCAAGTTGGTGGAGTTTGCCAAGACAGGTAATGCGGAATTGCTCGGCCGCGCACCGCTCTCCGAACGGGAGGAGAAAGCCAAGATGCTCATTGCCACAGATATGGCGAGGAAGATGAGCTTGGATTTGAGGCTCATCGACCCGAACAGGTACGGAGATCATGTGGACAACAAGGCTTCCCACTGTGCCGCCAAGATTGCGGAGTACTACCGCAAGTTCAATGAGCAGAAAGGAACGCAGTTTGTGTTCAGTGACCTCGGCACATACAAGCCGGGCGAGTGGAATCCCTACAGCGAAATCAAACGCAAATTGGTGGAAGACCACGGCATTCCCGCTCAGGAGATACGCTTCATTCAGGAAGCCAAGACCGACAAGGCTCGAAAGACGCTCATTGCAGGGATGAATGAAGGCTCAATCCGTGTATTGTTCGGTTCCACTTCTATGCTCGGCACGGGCGTGAATGCCCAGAAGCGTGCCGTTGCCATCCATCATTTGGACACACCGTGGCGTCCTTCCGACTTGGAGCAGAGGGACGGAAGAGCCGTGCGTAAGGGGAACGAGGTCGCCAAATTTCATGCGGACAATAAGGTGGATGTCATCATCTACGCCGTGGAGAAGTCGCTTGACAGCTATAAATTCAACTTGTTGCACAACAAGCAACTCTTCATCGAACAGCTTAAAAACAACCGTATGGGTAGCCGTACCATTGATGAGGGAAGTATGGACGAGAAGTCGGGAATGAACTTTTCCGAATATGTCGCCATCCTCTCGGGCAATACCGACTTGCTGGAAAAGGCAAAATTGGAAAAGAAGATTGCCGGCTTGGACAGCGAACGGCAGGCGTTCATACGCAGTAAATCATCCTCCCGAAGCCGATTGGACGAAGTTATGAGAACGGTGGACGGAAACAAGGAATTGATAGCCCGTTTCCAAAGCGACTGGGACTTGTACCAAAGTCGTGTACAGAAGGATAAGGAGGGCAATATCCTCAACCCGATAACACTCAAAGGGGTGGAAGGAAGCGACCCGAAACGCATTGCCGCCAAGCTTGCGGAAATCAACGAGAAAGCCTGCACACGGGGAGAGTATTTCAATATCGGAACACTCTACGGATTTAATCTTGTGGTCAAGACGGAGTCCTCCTCCAAAGACCTTTTCGACCTTTCGCAGAACAAGTTCTTCGTTATGGGAGAAAGCGGAATGAAGTACAGTTACAACAATGGTAGGATTGCGGCAGACCCGCAACTCGCCAGTATGAATTTCCTGAACGCCTTGGAGAAGATACCCGGCTTGATTGAGAAGTTTAAGGCGGACACGGAAAAGATAGCCAAGGATATTCCTGTTTTGCAAGAGGTCGTGAACGGATCTTGGAAGAAGGAAGAGCAGCTCAAAGACCTCAAAACGGAACTTGCTGCCCTTGACCGAAAAATACAGCTCTCTCTAAAGCCCATTGAGCAGTCGGAGAGTACGCAAGAGGAAGTGGAAATGATGCAGGATGGCGAAAGAGCGAGGGAAGAAATGGAACGGTCACGTCCGATTGAGCCAACTGTCGCCGCCTCCTCCGTCAGCACCTCCGTGGCTCAAACCGACAGACCGTTGGAAAGCAATGGGCAGAGTAGCTCTGCTACACAGCCCGCAATGGACGGACTACCGCCGTCTCTGACAGAAAAGGTGTTTATCGTCAGACCGAAAATGTAA
- a CDS encoding helix-turn-helix domain-containing protein, giving the protein MDVITIESKAYHELMGKIEKILRYVEKEEKAKIEYENRLVTNDELAEILGISKRTLQRMRSTDRISYKMIYGRCYYDLHDIEKAIRNKSLYCNPQNLKELRHNFELKSRRVKNGTIR; this is encoded by the coding sequence ATGGATGTCATAACAATCGAAAGTAAAGCCTACCACGAACTGATGGGCAAGATAGAGAAAATCCTCCGTTATGTAGAGAAAGAGGAAAAGGCAAAGATAGAGTACGAAAACCGCCTTGTTACCAACGATGAGTTAGCCGAGATCCTCGGTATCAGCAAGCGTACCCTTCAGCGTATGCGCAGTACGGACAGAATCAGCTACAAGATGATTTATGGGCGTTGCTACTACGACCTGCATGACATCGAGAAGGCGATACGCAACAAGAGCCTGTACTGCAATCCTCAGAACCTGAAAGAGCTACGGCATAACTTCGAACTTAAAAGCAGGAGGGTAAAGAATGGAACTATTAGATAG
- a CDS encoding helix-turn-helix domain-containing protein, giving the protein MELLDRETFLEWMERIMKRFDELKQTAPDIPQRPMIDGEPLLDNQEVCLMLQISKRTLQRYRASGTLPFHIVYHKTWYLESEILAFMQTHFTENLKRKRKRVPKDT; this is encoded by the coding sequence ATGGAACTATTAGATAGAGAGACCTTCCTTGAATGGATGGAACGCATCATGAAGCGTTTTGATGAGTTGAAACAGACGGCTCCCGACATCCCCCAACGTCCGATGATAGATGGAGAACCGCTGCTGGATAACCAAGAGGTCTGTCTGATGCTCCAAATCAGCAAGCGCACCTTGCAACGTTATCGGGCATCGGGTACACTTCCTTTCCACATCGTTTACCACAAGACGTGGTATTTGGAATCGGAAATCCTTGCCTTTATGCAAACCCACTTTACGGAGAACCTCAAACGCAAGAGGAAGAGAGTGCCCAAAGACACGTAA
- a CDS encoding DUF1896 family protein has translation MTAIRFSYYELSLLSFLRESHPEKADDIPFVKERAAAASEAYAEAFDTGLPIAECIGIANKTLYAGLHFSHHDTISSVLWNEFSAEVPLEAVRETAIRLRPLLEEVFAKYPISDEFAYMPEYNSLYTEITGFVQLKLEEDGKL, from the coding sequence ATGACAGCCATTCGATTTTCCTATTACGAGCTATCCCTGCTCTCTTTTCTTCGGGAAAGCCATCCCGAAAAAGCCGATGACATTCCCTTCGTCAAAGAGCGTGCGGCAGCCGCTTCCGAAGCCTATGCCGAAGCCTTCGATACCGGTCTTCCCATAGCCGAATGTATCGGCATTGCCAATAAGACGCTCTATGCGGGTTTGCACTTTTCCCACCATGATACCATCTCCTCTGTTCTTTGGAACGAGTTCTCTGCTGAAGTGCCGCTTGAAGCTGTCAGGGAGACCGCCATCCGTCTGCGCCCGCTCTTGGAAGAGGTTTTTGCCAAGTATCCGATTTCGGACGAGTTCGCCTATATGCCCGAATACAACTCCCTCTATACGGAGATTACGGGTTTTGTCCAACTAAAACTCGAAGAGGATGGCAAGTTATAA